The Anopheles cruzii unplaced genomic scaffold, idAnoCruzAS_RS32_06 scaffold03476_ctg1, whole genome shotgun sequence genomic interval GAAAAACCGTTCGAGAAATACTTGACACTGCTGGAGTCAGCTGGCTCACGAACAGCGTTCATCAACAGTGCGTATACTCTTTTGAAGACGTACGATTTTGACGGCCTTGACCTAGCTTGGCAGTTCCCGCAATCGAAGCCGAAACGCGTTCGCGGATTGTCGGGCAAACTGTGGCACGGCTTCAAGAAACTGTTCACCGGTGACAGCATCCTGGACCCGAAGGCGGAAGAACATCGTGAGGAATTTACTGCACTGGTTCGCGACTTGAACAACGCATTCGTGCATGATAAGTTCCGAGTGGGCTTCACCCAACTGCCGCATGTCAATGAATCAGTTTTCCTGAACATTCCGCTGCTGAAGGATAATTTTGAGTACATCAATATTGCCGCGTACGATCAGCAAACTCCGGAACGAAACCCCAAGGAAGCTGACTACACGGCGCCGATCTATGAACCATCGGAACGGGCCGAGGGCAATAACGTGCAGGCCAAGGTGAAAGCGTGGCATTCGGCTGGAACTCCGCTGGATAAGATTGTCGTTGGCTTGGCCACTTACGGCCGTGGCTGGAAACTGACGGAAGAGTCGGGCATAACCGGCAGGCCTCCGATTCGCGCCGACGGTCCTTCACCGGCTGGGCTTCACACGCAAATACCCGGATACTATAGCTTCGGTGAAGTGTGCGCCTTGCTGCCTAATCCAACCAACGCTAACATGCAGGGTGCCGATTACCCGCTGCGTAAGATAAACGATTTCAGCAAGCGCTTTGGTCCGTATGCATTCCGTATTCCGGACGAGAACGAAGAACACGGTATCTGGCTGTCGTATGAGGATCCCGAGAGCGCTGGCAATAAGGCGGCGTACGTGAAGGCGAAGGGATTGGGCGGAATTTCTATCAACGATCTGGCGATGGATGATTTCCGTGGTGTATGTTACGGCGACAAGTTCCCGATTCTGCGTGCTGCCAAGAATCGAT includes:
- the LOC128277029 gene encoding chitinase-like protein Idgf4 gives rise to the protein KPFEKYLTLLESAGSRTAFINSAYTLLKTYDFDGLDLAWQFPQSKPKRVRGLSGKLWHGFKKLFTGDSILDPKAEEHREEFTALVRDLNNAFVHDKFRVGFTQLPHVNESVFLNIPLLKDNFEYINIAAYDQQTPERNPKEADYTAPIYEPSERAEGNNVQAKVKAWHSAGTPLDKIVVGLATYGRGWKLTEESGITGRPPIRADGPSPAGLHTQIPGYYSFGEVCALLPNPTNANMQGADYPLRKINDFSKRFGPYAFRIPDENEEHGIWLSYEDPESAGNKAAYVKAKGLGGISINDLAMDDFRGVCYGDKFPILRAAKNRL